A DNA window from Camelina sativa cultivar DH55 chromosome 17, Cs, whole genome shotgun sequence contains the following coding sequences:
- the LOC104754218 gene encoding cytochrome c oxidase assembly protein COX11, mitochondrial, with translation MSWSKACRGTRISSYLEKLHRASQPSRTVLCSRYYTHGGFKGNEHNLRNKRVFWGSLNSHSATAKSMLLGTHRQYSTHSPTETKSQKMLYYLTALVFGMVGLTYAAVPLYRTFCQATGYGGTVQRKETVEEKIARHSESGTVTEREIVVQFNADVADGMQWKFTPTQREVRVKPGESALAFYTAENKSSSPITGVSTYNVTPMKAGVYFNKIQCFCFEEQRLLPGEQIDMPVFFYIDPEFETDPRMDGINNLILSYTFFKVSEENTTDTVNNSSSVVPVQETK, from the exons ATGTCTTGGTCGAAGGCTTGTAGAGGAACTCGGATTTCTTCATATTTAGAGAAGCTTCATCGAGCATCGCAGCCTTCGAG GACTGTTTTATGCTCTCGTTATTACACTCATGGAGGTTTTAAAGGCAATGAGCATAATCTCCGAAACAAGAGAGTGTTTTGGGGAAGCTTGAATTCCCACTCTGCTACTGCTAAGTCGATGTTACTCGGTACCCATCGCCAGTATTCTACTCACTCTCCAACAGAAACCAAATCACAGAAAATGCTCTATTACCTCACTGCTCTTGTCTTTGGTATGGTGGGGTTAACTTACGCCGCTGTGCCCTTGTATAGAACATTCTGCCAAGCTACTGGATATGGAGGTACTGTTCAACGCAAAGAG ACTGTTGAGGAGAAGATTGCTAGGCACTCAGAATCTGGTACCGTCACTGAAAG GGAGATTGTAGTGCAGTTCAATGCTGATGTTGCAGATGGGATGCAATGGAAATTCACTCCAACTCAAAGAGAG GTTAGAGTAAAGCCAGGAGAAAGTGCGCTTGCTTTTTACACTGCTGAAAACAAAAGTTCATCTCCAATAACCGGAGTCTCAACATACAATGTCACTCCTATGAAG GCAGGAGTTTATTTCAACAAGATACAATGTTTTTGCTTTGAGGAGCAGCGACTCCTTCCCGGGGAGCAAATCGACATGCCG GTCTTCTTCTACATTGATCCTGAGTTTGAGACTGATCCAAGAATGGACGGAATCAACAACTTGATATTGTCTTACACTTTCTTCAAAGTGTCAGAGGAAAATACTACAGATACGGTCAACAATAGCAGCTCTGTAGTTCCAGTTCAAGAAACCAAATAA
- the LOC104754214 gene encoding ADP-ribosylation factor 1-like isoform X1, which yields MGMTLGKPFSGFSQETEQRIVLFGLDGTGKSSIMHKLKTGETLTTNMPTIGFEVESIKYKDSTLSFWEVGSQQRYKMFPLWKHYFREVVGLVLVVDSTDINRIEEAKDFLNMVIDEIQGSVPDSVAILVYGNKHDVPGAMSASEITNKLDLSSLRNKNWQRNWHTQSHRAHVHSLVMVYMKDSTGS from the exons atggGGATGACTCTGGGAAAGCCATTTTCAGGTTTTTCCCAAGAAACCGAACAGAGAATAGTGTTGTTTGGTCTTGACGGTACCGGAAAGTCATCAATTATGCACAAACTCAAAACCGGAGAAACCCTTACCACAAACATGCCAACCATTG GATTTGAGGTGGAAAGCATAAAATACAAAGATTCAACCTTAAGCTTTTGGGAAGTGGGCAGCCAACAACGTTACAAG ATGTTCCCATTATGGAAACATTACTTCCGAGAAGTAGTAGGGCTTGTGCTTGTAGTCGATAGCACAGACATAAATCGAATCGAAGAGGCCAAAGATTTTCTTAACATGGTGATTGATGAG ATACAAGGGAGTGTGCCGGACAGTGTGGCTATTCTTGTATATGGAAACAAGCATGACGTTCCTGGTGCTATGTCTGCTTCTGAGATCACTAACAAGCttgatctttcttctcttcgtAACAAAAACTGGCAGAGAAACTG GCATACACAGTCACACAGAGCTCATGTGCACTCTCTGGTGATGGTTTACATGAAGGACTCGACTGGCTCTTGA
- the LOC104754213 gene encoding uncharacterized protein LOC104754213 → MVERTRRSNDVVVTILMAIVILASSIVINATDSSTDDSIKCTPCLEKLSPPPPPPSPPPQTKVITNCPPSPQSPPPPATYRNTYPPGDLYPIDRDFGSGAAGESFKVVKLVVFGAMVFMIL, encoded by the coding sequence ATGGTGGAGAGAACTCGCCGTTCGAATGATGTTGTCGTCACAATCCTCATGGCCATCGTGATCCTCGCATCTTCGATCGTAATCAACGCCACAGATTCTTCAACCGACGATTCCATTAAGTGCACACCTTGTCTCGAAAAACTGTCCCCTCCGCCACCACCCCCGTCGCCTCCGCCACAGACAAAAGTAATTACCAACTGCCCACCATCGCCTCAGTCTCCACCGCCTCCGGCTACTTACAGAAACACATATCCGCCGGGAGACTTGTACCCCATTGACCGTGACTTTGGATCGGGGGCTGCAGGAGAAAGCTTCAAGGTGGTGAAGTTGGTCGTATTTGGAGCTATGGTTTTTATGATTCTTTGA
- the LOC104754219 gene encoding protein NIM1-INTERACTING 1-like, producing the protein MYPKQQVKLYNYSLETMNEDDNVERKETMMRIDDREREDEDEEEKKIDTFFKLIKNYQEARKRRREELAENSSGVRKKSNSGERSRIVVPAFQPEDFSQCCTDLKPLMMTVSDHKEEDTKVKEEDEAEKLKQDKALDLNLTL; encoded by the coding sequence ATGTATCCCAAACAACAAGTTAAGCTATATAATTACTCCCTAGAGACCATGAACGAAGACGATAATGTGGAGAGAAAGGAGACGATGATGAGGATCGatgatagagaaagagaagacgaagatgaagaagagaagaagattgataCCTTCTTTAAGCTTATCAAAAACTATCAAGAAGCACGAAAACGTAGACGTGAAGAGTTAGCTGAAAATTCTAGCGGCGTTAGGAAGAAATCTAACAGCGGAGAGAGGTCTCGTATAGTAGTTCCGGCGTTTCAGCCGGAGGATTTCTCTCAGTGTTGTACGGATTTGAAGCCATTGATGATGACTGTTTCGGATCACAAGGAAGAAGATACAAaggtgaaagaagaagacgaagcagaAAAGCTAAAACAAGACAAGGCTTTAGATCTTAATCTTACATTGTAG
- the LOC104754216 gene encoding ADP-ribosylation factor 1-like: protein MGMTLGKPFSGFFQETEQRIVLFGLDGTGKSSIMHKLKTGETLTTNMPTIGFEVESIKYKDSTLSIWEVGGQQRYKMFPLWKHYFHQAAGLVLVVDSTDRNRIEEAKNFLNMVIDEIQGSVPDSVAILVYGNKHDVPGAMSASEITNKLDLASLRKKNWQRNWHTQSSCALSGDGLHEGLDWLLQNAGRM from the exons atggGGATGACTCTGGGAAAGCCATTTTCAGGTTTTTTCCAAGAAACCGAACAGAGAATAGTGTTGTTTGGTCTTGACGGTACCGGAAAATCATCAATCATGCACAAACTCAAAACCGGAGAAACCCTTACAACAAACATGCCAACCATTG GATTTGAGGTGGAAAGCATAAAATACAAAGATTCAACCTTGAGCATTTGGGAAGTGGGCGGCCAACAGCGTTACAAG ATGTTTCCATTATGGAAACATTACTTCCACCAAGCAGCAGGGCTTGTGCTTGTAGTCGATAGCACAGACAGAAATCGAATCGAAGAGGCAAAAAATTTTCTTAACATGGTGATTGATGAG ATACAAGGGAGTGTGCCTGACAGTGTGGCTATTCTTGTATATGGAAACAAGCATGACGTTCCTGGTGCTATGTCTGCTTCTGAGATCACTAACAAGCTTGATCTTGCTTCTCTTCGTAAGAAAAACTGGCAGAGAAACTG GCATACTCAGAGCTCATGTGCACTCTCTGGTGATGGTTTACATGAAGGACTCGACTGGCTCTTGCAAAATGCGGGAAGAATGTAA
- the LOC104754220 gene encoding polygalacturonase At1g48100-like, producing MLTSTYNRNQILCFITLFLTLISLTESRYHHHKDKHKRNNHNHHSSKPQPPPSSISQPPTPPPGPPDTPAPSLPPSPSDEPEEDNNGIYNVRKFGAVGDGETDDTEAFKTAWDSACNNENNTDSVLLVPYGYTFMIQSTIFTGPCRSYQFFQVDGTIVTPDGPESWPSNVSKRQWLVFYRVDGMALKGAGVIDGRGQKWWDLPCKPHRTVNKSAIVTGPCDSPIALRFFMSSNLRVEGLQIKNSPQFHFRFDGCQGVHVDSLHITAPPLSPNTDGIHIENSNSVTIYNSIISNGDDCVSIGSGSYDVDIRNLTCGPGGHGISIGSLGNHNSHACVSNITVRDSIIKYSDNGVRIKTWQGGSGSVSGVTFNNIHVDSVRNPIIIDQYYCMTKDCANKTSAVFVSDIAYQGIRGTYDIRSPPMHFGCSDAVPCTNLTLSDIELLPAKGDIVFDPFCWNAYGIAEELSIPPVWCLMSDPPTALQRALVDKCGSS from the exons ATGTTAACTTCTACGTATAATCGCAATcaaatcctctgtttcatcACACTTTTTCTCACACTAATCTCTTTAACCGAATCTCGATACCATCACcacaaagacaaacacaaacgCAATAACCATAACCACCACTCCTCAAAACCACAGCCGCCTCCTTCATCCATCTCTCAGCCTCCTACTCCTCCCCCGGGCCCCCCTGATACACCGGCACCCTCACTGCCACCGTCACCTTCCGACGAGCCTGAAGAAGACAACAACGGAATCTACAACGTGAGGAAGTTCGGTGCGGTCGGAGACGGTGAAACCGACGACACTGAAGCATTCAAAACTGCGTGGGACTCGGCTTGCAACAACGAGAACAACACGGATTCGGTGTTGCTTGTCCCTTACGGCTATACATTCATGATTCAATCAACCATTTTCACCGGTCCTTGCCGCTCTTACCAATTCTTCCAA GTGGATGGGACCATTGTAACACCAGACGGACCAGAGTCGTGGCCGAGCAATGTGAGTAAGAGACAGTGGCTTGTCTTCTATAGAGTCGACGGAATGGCTTTGAAAGGCGCCGGAGTTATCGACGGCCGGGGACAAAAATGGTGGGATCTTCCCTGTAAACCTCACCGG ACTGTCAACAAATCAGCAATTGTTACCGGTCCTTGCGACAGCCCCATT GCTTTGAGGTTCTTTATGAGCTCGAATCTAAGAGTGGAAGGTCTACAGATAAAAAACAGCCCGCAGTTTCATTTCAGATTCGACGGATGTCAAGGAGTTCACGTCGACTCCCTTCACATCACTGCTCCGCCGTTAAGCCCCAACACCGACGGCATCCACATCGAGAACTCAAACTCCGTTACCATATACAACTCCATCATCTCCAATG GAGATGATTGTGTATCGATTGGCTCCGGATCCTACGATGTTGATATACGGAATCTCACTTGTGGACCCGGTGGCCATGGAATTAG CATCGGAAGTTTGGGCAATCACAACTCACACGCATGCGTCTCAAACATAACGGTTAGAGACTCAATCATAAAATACTCCGACAATGGAGTTCGGATCAAGACATGGCAAGGTGGGTCCGGTTCGGTCTCAGGCGTGACGTTCAACAACATCCACGTGGACTCAGTCCGTAACCCAATCATCATTGACCAATACTACTGCATGACCAAAGATTGTGCTAACAAAACATCTGCCGTTTTTGTATCTGATATTGCATACCAAGGCATCAGAGGAACTTACGATATTAGAAGTCCTCCGATGCATTTTGGATGCAGTGATGCAGTTCCATGCACAAATCTAACTCTCTCCGACATCGAATTGCTTCCAGCCAAAGGCGATATCGTTTTCGATCCGTTTTGTTGGAATGCTTATGGAATTGCGGAAGAGCTTTCGATTCCTCCGGTTTGGTGTCTCATGTCCGATCCTCCCACGGCGTTGCAAAGAGCTCTTGTTGACAAGTGTGGTTCATCGTGA
- the LOC104754217 gene encoding putative pentatricopeptide repeat-containing protein At1g02420, with protein MTMTLLKPLSSHVSNLRLSVSFLHSVGVALPSDREKLTVVEEDDDDAETVYRMINGSNQQGDLKESLSSSGIHLSKDLIDKVLKRVRFSHGNPLQTLEFYRYANAKRGFCNSSFSLDTMLYILGRSRQFDQIWEVLIETKRKDRSLISPRTMQVVLGRVAKLCSVRQTVESFWKFKRLVPDFFDTACFNALLRTLCQEKTMTDARNVYHSLKNQFQPDLHTFNILLSGWKSSEEAEAFFEEMKGKGLKPDVVTYNSLIDVYCKDREIEKAYKVIDKMREEDETPDVITYTTIIGGLGLIGQPDKAREILNEMKEYGCYPDVAAYNAAIRNFCIARRLGDADKLVDEMVKKGLSPNATTYNLFFRVLSLANDLGRSWELYKRMLGNGCLPNTQSCMFLIKMFKRHEKVDMALRLWEDMVVKGFGSYTLVSDVLLDLLCDLAKVEEAEKCLLEMVEKGHRPSNVSFKRIKLLMELANKHDKVNNLKQKMAIFGTVIPQ; from the coding sequence ATGACGATGACGCTCCTCAAGCCCTTATCTTCTCACGTTTCCAATCTCCGTCTCTCTGTATCGTTTCTTCACAGCGTGGGCGTGGCACTACCTTCAGATAGAGAGAAGCTTACCGTAgtagaagaagacgatgacgaCGCCGAAACTGTTTACCGGATGATCAATGGATCAAATCAGCAAGGAGATTTGAAGGAATCGTTGAGCTCCAGTGGAATCCACTTGTCCAAGGACTTAATCGATAAGGTTTTGAAAAGGGTAAGGTTTAGCCATGGGAACCCTCTgcaaaccctagagttttacagGTACGCTAATGCTAAAAGAGGGTTTTGTAATTCATCGTTTTCTCTAGACACAATGCTCTATATCCTCGGTAGAAGTCGACAGTTCGATCAAATTTGGGAGGTTTTGATTGAGACTAAGCGAAAGGATCGATCTTTGATATCGCCAAGGACTATGCAAGTGGTTTTAGGTAGAGTTGCTAAGTTGTGTTCCGTTAGACAAACTGTTGAGTCTTTCTGGAAGTTTAAGAGATTGGTTCCTGATTTCTTCGACACGGCTTGTTTCAATGCTCTCTTGAGAACTCTTTGCCAAGAGAAGACTATGACTGATGCTAGGAATGTGTATCATAGCTTGAAGAATCAGTTTCAGCCTGATTTGCATACCTTTAACATACTTTTATCTGGTTGGAAATCATCGGAAGAAGCTGAGGCTTTCTTTGAGGAAATGAAGGGGAAGGGGTTAAAGCCTGATGTGGTTACGTATAACTCTTTGATTGATGTGTACTGCAAggatagagagatagagaaagctTATAAGGTGATTGATAAGATGCGGGAGGAGGATGAGACTCCTGATGTTATTACGTATACAACTATCATTGGTGGTCTTGGGTTAATTGGTCAGCCTGATAAAGCTAGAGAGATTTTAAATGAAATGAAGGAGTATGGATGTTATCCTGATGTTGCGGCTTATAATGCTGCTATTAGGAACTTTTGCATTGCGAGGAGGCTTGGGGATGCAGATAAGTTGGTGGATGAGATGGTGAAGAAGGGTTTGTCTCCGAACGCTACTACTTATAATCTGTTTTTTCGTGTTTTGTCGTTGGCAAATGATTTGGGACGGTCTTGGGAGCTGTATAAGAGAATGTTGGGAAATGGTTGTTTGCCGAATACACAGTCTTGTATGTTCTTGATTAAGATGTTTAAGAGACATGAGAAAGTGGATATGGCTTTGCGGTTGTGGGAAGATATGGTGGTAAAAGGCTTTGGTTCATATACTTTGGTTTCGGATGTGCTTCTGGATCTGCTTTGTGATTTGGCTAAAGTCGAAGAAGCTGAgaaatgtttgcttgagatgGTTGAGAAAGGTCATAGACCGAGTAATGTCTCCTTTAAAAGGATCAAGTTGTTGATGGAGCTTGCGAATAAGCACGACAAGGTTAATAACTTGAAACAGAAAATGGCTATATTCGGTACAGTGATTCCGCAATAA
- the LOC104754214 gene encoding ADP-ribosylation factor 1-like isoform X2, whose amino-acid sequence MGMTLGKPFSGFSQETEQRIVLFGLDGTGKSSIMHKLKTGETLTTNMPTIGFEVESIKYKDSTLSFWEVGSQQRYKMFPLWKHYFREVVGLVLVVDSTDINRIEEAKDFLNMVIDEIQGSVPDSVAILVYGNKHDVPGAMSASEITNKLDLSSLRNKNWQRNWYTQSSCALSGDGLHEGLDWLLKNAGRMFC is encoded by the exons atggGGATGACTCTGGGAAAGCCATTTTCAGGTTTTTCCCAAGAAACCGAACAGAGAATAGTGTTGTTTGGTCTTGACGGTACCGGAAAGTCATCAATTATGCACAAACTCAAAACCGGAGAAACCCTTACCACAAACATGCCAACCATTG GATTTGAGGTGGAAAGCATAAAATACAAAGATTCAACCTTAAGCTTTTGGGAAGTGGGCAGCCAACAACGTTACAAG ATGTTCCCATTATGGAAACATTACTTCCGAGAAGTAGTAGGGCTTGTGCTTGTAGTCGATAGCACAGACATAAATCGAATCGAAGAGGCCAAAGATTTTCTTAACATGGTGATTGATGAG ATACAAGGGAGTGTGCCGGACAGTGTGGCTATTCTTGTATATGGAAACAAGCATGACGTTCCTGGTGCTATGTCTGCTTCTGAGATCACTAACAAGCttgatctttcttctcttcgtAACAAAAACTGGCAGAGAAACTGGTA CACACAGAGCTCATGTGCACTCTCTGGTGATGGTTTACATGAAGGACTCGACTGGCTCTTGAAAAATGCGGGAAgaatgttttgttaa